One Chroococcidiopsis sp. TS-821 genomic window carries:
- a CDS encoding helicase-related protein yields MAFTKENLHASINDSANLAVGSIVTCRDRTWIVLPAENSDVVRLRPLSGNEDQICGIYRPLALEAIASAQFPLPQPETIQDRTAMQLLMDAARLSLRSGAGPFRCLGRLSVRPRPYQLVPLLMALRLSTVRLLIADDVGIGKTIEAGLIARELLDRGEVKRLAVLCPPQLCDQWQRELQEKFQIDAVVIRSGTASKLERAKPDAAHIFEYYRHIIVSLDYAKSERRRASLIAHCPDLVIVDEAHTCARVHSQGTAVQQRHQLIQKIAEKPDRHLVLLTATPHSGIEASFLSLLGLLKPEFAQLNLDSLTEQARSHLANHFVQRRRADVKLWLGNETPFPVREALELPYRLTKEYRSLFENVYNLARGLVKTADDSLSYAQRRGRYWSALALIRCVMSSPAAAIATLTRQASKAGHTNELVSDLDEELLSAYVYDPTEQEQAVDAAPTVVVEQGQQSYGDPERRKLKAFVQEAAKLQGKDNKLHTAIATVESLLKDGFNPIIWCRYIATANYVATALKKLEKSGHVRVLAITGEQSEDERESYLADLQSASQRVMVATDCLSEGVNLQEHFSAVIHYDLPWNPNRLEQREGRVDRYGQTVPVVKTYLLYGQDNPVDGAVLDVLIRKAVQIHKTLGIAVPVPMDSASVAEAVFKSLFDRATDAVQLSLLDLLDDEDSTVELHKSWDRAVEREKISRTRFAQRAIKPEEVERELMDSDEILGNEQDVERFVQSACSRLNFGLIQKKQGWLLPTPPAFLQPLVGNKSRLLTFTTPAPEGVEYVGRNHPLVEGLARYILEDALENAKNPIAARCGFTTTDAVQKRTTLLLLRLRHLLESSNQTLLAEECAVVGFTGSPSHPLWLSPQEATSLLQQANPVSDVPQAIKQMELQELLGRMTELEADLEEFAKVRSRELAQSHRRVRAITKEGQIQVKPQLPMDILGVYILQPGRR; encoded by the coding sequence ATGGCTTTTACCAAGGAGAATCTGCATGCCTCCATAAACGATAGTGCGAACTTAGCAGTGGGTTCTATTGTGACGTGTCGCGATCGCACTTGGATAGTCTTACCTGCGGAAAATTCAGACGTTGTGCGCCTGCGTCCTCTCAGCGGCAACGAAGACCAAATTTGCGGAATTTACCGACCTTTAGCACTCGAAGCGATCGCCTCAGCCCAATTTCCGCTACCGCAACCAGAAACAATTCAAGATCGTACCGCGATGCAACTTTTAATGGATGCTGCGCGGCTGAGTTTGCGGAGTGGGGCAGGACCATTTCGTTGTTTAGGAAGATTATCAGTTCGTCCGCGTCCTTATCAACTCGTACCACTTTTAATGGCATTGCGTTTATCTACTGTCCGGCTACTCATTGCTGATGATGTTGGTATTGGGAAAACCATTGAAGCTGGATTGATTGCCCGCGAACTTTTAGATCGAGGCGAAGTTAAGCGATTAGCTGTTTTGTGTCCGCCTCAGTTGTGCGATCAGTGGCAACGAGAATTACAAGAAAAGTTTCAGATTGATGCTGTTGTCATTCGTTCGGGAACTGCGTCAAAACTAGAACGGGCAAAGCCCGATGCTGCTCATATCTTTGAATATTATCGCCACATTATTGTTAGCCTCGACTATGCCAAATCAGAACGGCGACGGGCTAGCCTCATAGCCCACTGTCCCGATCTAGTCATTGTTGATGAAGCACACACCTGCGCCCGCGTTCATTCTCAAGGTACTGCCGTACAACAGCGTCACCAGTTAATCCAGAAAATTGCCGAAAAACCAGACAGGCACTTAGTATTACTGACAGCGACTCCTCATAGTGGAATTGAAGCTTCGTTCTTATCTCTTTTGGGCTTACTTAAACCAGAATTTGCGCAACTTAATCTCGATTCCCTGACTGAACAAGCGCGATCGCACCTAGCAAATCATTTCGTGCAACGCCGACGCGCTGATGTCAAACTATGGCTGGGAAATGAAACGCCATTTCCTGTAAGAGAAGCATTAGAACTTCCCTATCGCCTGACTAAGGAATATCGCAGTTTATTTGAAAACGTTTATAACTTAGCACGGGGGTTAGTTAAAACAGCGGATGACAGCCTCAGTTATGCTCAACGGCGGGGAAGATACTGGTCAGCACTAGCTTTGATTCGTTGCGTCATGTCATCTCCCGCAGCAGCGATCGCCACCCTCACGCGACAGGCGAGTAAAGCAGGTCATACCAACGAGTTAGTCAGCGATTTAGACGAAGAATTACTAAGTGCTTACGTCTACGATCCTACCGAACAAGAACAAGCTGTTGATGCTGCACCAACAGTAGTAGTGGAACAAGGGCAGCAATCCTACGGCGATCCAGAACGGCGGAAGTTAAAAGCTTTCGTGCAAGAAGCGGCGAAACTGCAAGGAAAGGATAACAAACTACACACAGCGATCGCCACAGTTGAATCGCTGCTCAAAGACGGGTTCAATCCTATTATCTGGTGTCGCTACATTGCTACAGCTAATTATGTTGCCACTGCACTGAAGAAGTTAGAGAAAAGCGGTCATGTTCGCGTCCTCGCGATTACGGGCGAACAATCAGAAGACGAACGAGAAAGTTATTTAGCCGATTTGCAATCTGCGTCACAGCGAGTCATGGTTGCAACCGACTGCTTGAGTGAAGGTGTCAACTTGCAAGAGCATTTTAGTGCTGTGATTCACTACGACTTGCCGTGGAACCCTAACCGTTTGGAACAGAGAGAAGGACGAGTTGACCGCTATGGACAAACTGTACCCGTTGTCAAGACTTATCTTCTCTACGGACAAGATAATCCAGTTGATGGTGCAGTACTTGATGTCTTAATTCGTAAAGCAGTTCAAATTCACAAAACGCTAGGAATCGCAGTTCCCGTACCAATGGACAGTGCTAGTGTCGCCGAAGCCGTATTTAAATCTTTATTCGATCGCGCTACCGATGCTGTGCAGTTATCGCTACTCGATTTGTTGGATGATGAAGATTCTACTGTCGAGCTTCATAAAAGTTGGGATCGAGCAGTAGAACGAGAAAAAATCAGCCGCACCCGCTTTGCTCAACGCGCCATCAAGCCAGAGGAAGTAGAACGGGAATTGATGGATTCTGACGAGATTTTGGGTAACGAGCAAGATGTAGAACGATTTGTGCAATCTGCTTGTTCGCGTTTGAACTTTGGGCTAATTCAGAAAAAACAGGGATGGCTGTTGCCAACGCCGCCAGCATTTCTTCAACCATTAGTAGGAAATAAATCGCGGTTGCTGACATTTACAACCCCCGCACCAGAAGGAGTGGAATATGTAGGACGAAATCACCCCCTAGTTGAAGGTTTAGCACGTTACATTCTCGAAGATGCATTAGAAAATGCCAAAAACCCCATAGCAGCGCGATGCGGCTTCACCACAACAGATGCCGTACAAAAACGCACGACTTTGTTGTTATTACGGCTGCGACACTTGCTAGAAAGCTCTAATCAAACATTACTAGCCGAAGAGTGTGCTGTAGTTGGATTTACCGGTTCTCCATCTCATCCACTTTGGCTGTCGCCTCAAGAAGCAACATCCTTGCTGCAACAAGCTAATCCGGTAAGTGATGTTCCTCAAGCTATCAAGCAGATGGAATTACAAGAGTTACTCGGCAGAATGACTGAACTAGAAGCAGATTTGGAAGAGTTTGCCAAAGTGCGATCGCGCGAACTTGCCCAATCGCATCGACGCGTTAGAGCCATTACTAAAGAAGGACAAATCCAGGTTAAACCACAGCTACCAATGGATATTCTAGGCGTTTACATTCTCCAACCAGGGCGACGATGA